The genomic window AAGCCAGCCCGAAAAGCTAGAATGGTCTAACAATTGGACATACTTTAAGAAAGTAATAGCTGCTTCTACCCATGAAGCAAATGCTTTTTATCCCAGGCACTCAACCAGACTCGTCCACCATTTCTAAACTGTATCGGCAACCAATAATAGTTGCCACTGCCTTTCTGGCTTGATCCAGCACTGTTCACATTGATTTCAGGAATGATGAAATAACTCCCCTTTTTAGTGACTTGATCCGCGAGTACATTTCCGTTTTTATCAGTCAACGTAATGTCCGCACAAGCAATACCGTTCTCAGTCCAGTTAAATTCCGTTGGGACCAAATAATTACAGCGAACTTGCCAAATGCCATTGACATACTGTAAATCATCCACTTGGTACACTTTATTGCCGCTGGAAGCAGCTGTGTTAGGTTTTGTATTTGTCGCTCCATTTTGAATAGTCGTTTCAACAGCTTTAGTAAAGCGATAAATGGTGACCGTCGGCTTTCCATTATGCGACCATAGTGTGTCATGGTCATTTACCGTAATCCCATTATAGCCATAGTTACAGTGGATCATCTGATCTTTAGAATCAATAAAGATTCCCGTATGTCCTGCTGCTCCACCACTGGCACCACGAGTTCCCCAGATAAAGATATCTCCCCGTTTTACATCGTAATACCCCTTTGAATTTGCAGCTACTTTCTTCCATCCTGCCGCTTCTAAATGCCCAAATAAACTATCTGTATTACCCATCATACCGGTCGGTAGAAAACCACCGGCAACTAAAGCGAAATAGACTGCACTAGAGCAGTCATAGCTGTTGGGACCCAAACGGCTGTTCATGGAGTAAGTGACCTTACCTTGGCGGTCACTCATCCATTTGATCATTTGTTCGCTATTCGCCATCTTCTTTCAGCTCCTTCAACCGCTCATCTGCTTCAATTGCAGCTGCAGTAAAGCTGTTATTTTTCCACCATGCTACTGCAGTAGAACCAATGGTGAATAGCAATGAAATAACTTGGTAAAGATCATTCTCAGCAATATCGATCGTTCCTTTACCAAGAATGGCCAGTACTTGATTGATCAAAGCAAGCATTAATACGATCGTCCGTGCGATTGTTTCTGCTGATACTTGTTTCATGTTCATTTCTCCTTTCGAAAGAGTGTTTTGATTTGCTGCTCATGCTTCACGAGCTTCATATTATGATCAACTAGCTTCTCTTCGTGCGTTTCTAATTTTTCTACAACCTCTGAATGCCTTTCATGCGTCCAATTCGTTTCAGAATCAACGATATTGGAAAGATGTGTGATAGCTGCTGATAAGCTATCCAAATTTTGTTTGATTGGATCGGATATATTATCCTTGATCGCTTGATACGCTCTTTTACTGATCCACATCAGCCACGCACTAAAGGTTCCAAATAAACCGATGATCGTAGCAATTTCCGCAATGGTTAATCCAAAAATCCTCATAGTTCACCAACTTCCTTTTTTAAGCTGTTATATATGTCATACTGATACAGTGAGTATTGCCAACTCTAAAGTTATAGGCGGTGCCTATACTCACATCACTTGTATTGACTAACATAATATCGCCATTTGTTTCAATTGTGATTGCTGTATTTGCATAGATCGCTGTGCTTGGATTCTCAGTAACCATGTTTACAGCGATTTTACTACTTGGAAACAGACTAGTATCAGAGATTCCCCCCACTTTCATAACCGCATTCCTTGAGAATGAAAACGTTTGGATGCTCTCCAAATTTACTTGAAAAAATACTGTCCTAGCTTGTTTTACAACGCTCATTTCTTTAATTGAAAAATAACTTGTTTCATTAAAAGAAACGGCATCCGATTTATCCAAATAATCAGCAGATCCTCCGGAAATAACGATATTTCCTGACCCTAACAGTGCCTCTCCATTGATCGTTTTGATCGTCTCTCCTGAAACCAGGACATCCTGCTTCGAACGAAGGTCTGCCGAAATTCGATCATTATCGATCATGATGTTTTCACCCGCAGTCAATCGGTTCTGCTTGCTAGTCCATTCATTCTTTTCTTCTGTACTTACATGGACATTCTCATCATTTATGTGATTTTTTATTACTTCTGACAAATCATCGATTGCTAATTCTTCTTTCAACGCAGCTTTGTCCAGATTCAAATGAACATCATAGGTACCGCTGCCTGACACCTCTATTAATCCATCACTATTACTTACTAGCGTGGGTTGACCACTTCCACCGCTACCAGCAAGATTTAACTGAATAAATCGAGTACCATCATAGGAAAGTACCCAGACACTGTTATTTGGTAAAATGTAAGCATGGTCTCGGTTTGCCTCCTTTATATCTGATAGACTATTTACTGGGACTTCCCAAAGCCCATCATCACAAAATTCTGGAAAACTAGGTGTAGCTGAATCAGAATTACAAATTACTGGTTTTACCATTTTTCTTCCCTCCTAGCTCTAAATAATTTTTTCAATATACGACAGTAAATGCCATTCCGACATACTCTTATCAAGTAAAGAAACAACCTTATAGTAATTCGATTCTTGTGTCGAACTGTAATGAACGTGAATATAGTGCTCATAGACTGAAAGCTTTGCAGAGCCATAGCCTAATCCCAGGTTATCGACATCTAAAATTGGACTGGTCTCACCTGTATTCAACGTAATCAAAGAACTTGTATTCCCACCTGTCTGCAAAGCTGTTGAGTAAAAGGCAGAAAAGTGATAAGCCACTGTGGCCTGCTCTGTATGGTTGTTCGTCACAGTCAAAAGCCATTCATTTCTGCTTGTTTTTGAAAGATTGACTGAAATATGATCTATATTGGTACTATAGGAAGCATCTTCTAGCGGATTTAGCTTGTTGACGATGAAAACTTTTTCTCCACTGCCACCTGAAATAGTGATGTCACCAGTTCCTAGAACACTTTGACCATTGATCGTTTTGATATTCACTCCTGATTCCAATGTATCTTGCTTCTTACTTAAATCAGGCTTATTTTTGATATACCCGACACTAAGCGGCGTGTCATTCTCCCAATCTGGTATAGCATTACGCAAATCATATTTCCATAAAATCAAGCCACTGTTAATTTTATGAATCGATATATATTTTCCTTGTGGGAAGATACTGGAAAGATC from Enterococcus sp. 9E7_DIV0242 includes these protein-coding regions:
- a CDS encoding peptidoglycan amidohydrolase family protein, whose translation is MANSEQMIKWMSDRQGKVTYSMNSRLGPNSYDCSSAVYFALVAGGFLPTGMMGNTDSLFGHLEAAGWKKVAANSKGYYDVKRGDIFIWGTRGASGGAAGHTGIFIDSKDQMIHCNYGYNGITVNDHDTLWSHNGKPTVTIYRFTKAVETTIQNGATNTKPNTAASSGNKVYQVDDLQYVNGIWQVRCNYLVPTEFNWTENGIACADITLTDKNGNVLADQVTKKGSYFIIPEINVNSAGSSQKGSGNYYWLPIQFRNGGRVWLSAWDKKHLLHG
- a CDS encoding phage holin; translation: MKQVSAETIARTIVLMLALINQVLAILGKGTIDIAENDLYQVISLLFTIGSTAVAWWKNNSFTAAAIEADERLKELKEDGE